One Streptomyces sp. NBC_01217 genomic region harbors:
- the bfr gene encoding bacterioferritin, whose amino-acid sequence MQGDPEVLEFLNEQLTAELTAINQYFLHAKMQENFGWTKLAKYTRSESFDEMKHAEILTDRILFLDGLPNYQRLFHVRVGQTVTEMFQADRQVEVEAIDRLKRGIELMRGKGDITSANIFESILEDEEHHIDYLDTQLELVEKLGEPLYIAQVIEQPDS is encoded by the coding sequence ATGCAGGGCGACCCCGAGGTCCTTGAGTTCCTGAACGAGCAACTGACCGCCGAGTTGACGGCCATCAATCAGTACTTCCTGCATGCAAAGATGCAGGAAAACTTCGGCTGGACGAAGCTCGCGAAGTACACCCGCTCCGAGTCGTTCGACGAGATGAAGCACGCCGAGATCCTTACGGACCGCATTCTCTTCCTCGATGGACTGCCCAACTACCAGCGGTTGTTCCATGTGCGGGTGGGTCAGACGGTGACCGAGATGTTCCAGGCCGACCGCCAGGTCGAGGTGGAGGCGATCGACCGCCTCAAGCGCGGGATCGAGCTGATGCGCGGCAAGGGCGACATCACGTCCGCAAACATCTTTGAGTCGATCCTGGAGGACGAGGAGCACCACATCGACTACCTCGACACCCAGCTGGAACTGGTGGAGAAGCTCGGCGAGCCGCTCTATATCGCACAGGTGATCGAGCAACCCGACAGCTGA
- a CDS encoding DUF4396 domain-containing protein translates to MRHDTQHGQHGQHTEHGGHAEHGEHGGHGEHADHSGHSHHADHTGHHPGKAGWAMAAQATLHCLTGCAIGEILGMVIGTALGWGNMETMVLAIVLAFFFGYTLTLRSIRKAGVDFRTALRVALAADTLSIAVMELIDNGVIALWPGAMDAALSDALFWGALALSLAFAFVVTTPVNKWMIGRGKGHAVVHQYHH, encoded by the coding sequence ATGCGGCACGACACACAGCACGGGCAGCACGGACAGCACACGGAGCACGGCGGGCACGCGGAGCATGGTGAACACGGCGGGCACGGTGAGCACGCCGACCACTCAGGTCACTCCCACCACGCCGACCACACCGGCCACCACCCCGGCAAGGCCGGCTGGGCCATGGCCGCGCAGGCCACCCTCCACTGCCTGACCGGATGCGCCATCGGCGAGATCCTCGGCATGGTGATCGGCACGGCGCTCGGCTGGGGCAACATGGAGACGATGGTGCTCGCGATCGTCCTGGCCTTCTTCTTCGGCTACACGCTCACACTGCGCTCCATCCGGAAGGCCGGAGTCGACTTCCGTACGGCCCTGCGGGTCGCCCTCGCCGCCGACACCCTCTCCATCGCGGTGATGGAGCTGATCGACAACGGCGTGATCGCACTGTGGCCGGGCGCCATGGACGCGGCTCTCTCCGACGCACTGTTCTGGGGAGCGCTCGCGCTCTCGCTCGCCTTCGCCTTCGTCGTCACCACACCGGTCAACAAGTGGATGATCGGCCGGGGCAAGGGCCACGCGGTGGTGCACCAGTACCACCACTGA
- a CDS encoding class II 3-deoxy-7-phosphoheptulonate synthase, translated as MNANTSVAGGNTWRDLPAAQQPEYPDAEALRDVLADLASYPPLVFAGECDQLRARMGAVAKGEAFLLQGGDCAEAFDAVSADHIRAKLKTLLQMSAVLTYAASVPVVKVGRIAGQYSKPRSKSTETRDGITLPTYRGDSVNGFAFTEEARVPDPDRLKQMYHASASTLNLVRAFTTGGYADLRQVHAWNQDFVKSSPSGQRYEALAREIDNALNFMKACGTDPAEFKAVEFYSSHEGLLLDYESALTRTDSRTGQLYDTSGHMVWIGERTRQMDGAHIEFASKIRNPIGIKLGPTTTVDEALGYIERLDPEREPGRLTFIVRMGADKVRDKLPALVEKVTASGATVAWVTDPMHGNTFEAASGHKTRRFDDVLDEVKGFFEVHKGLGTHPGGIHVELTGDDVTECVGGGHEIFVDDLHQRYETACDPRLNRSQSLDLAFLVAEMYRDQ; from the coding sequence GTGAACGCCAATACCTCCGTCGCCGGTGGCAACACCTGGCGAGACCTTCCCGCGGCGCAGCAGCCCGAATACCCCGATGCCGAGGCTCTGCGCGATGTACTCGCGGACCTCGCGTCGTATCCGCCGCTCGTCTTCGCGGGCGAGTGCGACCAGCTGCGTGCCCGCATGGGAGCCGTCGCCAAGGGCGAGGCGTTCCTGCTGCAGGGCGGCGACTGCGCCGAGGCCTTCGACGCCGTGTCCGCCGACCACATCCGGGCCAAGCTGAAGACGCTGCTCCAGATGAGCGCCGTCCTGACCTACGCGGCCTCCGTCCCCGTCGTCAAGGTGGGCCGGATCGCCGGGCAGTACTCCAAGCCGCGCTCCAAGTCGACCGAGACCCGCGACGGCATCACCCTGCCGACCTACCGTGGCGACTCCGTCAACGGCTTCGCCTTCACCGAGGAAGCCCGCGTCCCGGACCCCGACCGGCTGAAGCAGATGTACCACGCATCCGCTTCCACGCTGAACCTGGTCCGCGCCTTCACCACCGGTGGTTACGCCGACCTGCGCCAGGTGCACGCCTGGAACCAGGACTTCGTGAAGTCCTCCCCGTCCGGTCAGCGCTACGAGGCGCTCGCCCGCGAGATCGACAACGCGCTGAACTTCATGAAGGCGTGCGGTACGGACCCGGCCGAGTTCAAGGCGGTCGAGTTCTACTCCTCGCACGAGGGTCTGCTGCTGGACTACGAGTCGGCGCTGACCCGCACCGACTCGCGGACCGGGCAGCTGTACGACACCTCCGGCCACATGGTGTGGATCGGTGAGCGCACCCGCCAGATGGACGGCGCGCACATCGAGTTCGCCTCGAAGATCCGCAACCCCATCGGCATCAAGCTCGGCCCGACGACCACCGTCGACGAGGCGCTCGGCTACATCGAGCGCCTGGACCCCGAGCGCGAGCCCGGCCGGCTGACCTTCATCGTCCGCATGGGCGCCGACAAGGTCCGCGACAAGCTCCCCGCCCTGGTCGAGAAGGTCACCGCCTCCGGCGCCACTGTTGCGTGGGTGACCGACCCGATGCACGGCAACACCTTCGAGGCCGCCTCCGGCCACAAGACCCGTCGCTTCGACGACGTCCTGGACGAGGTCAAGGGCTTCTTCGAGGTGCACAAGGGCCTGGGCACGCACCCGGGCGGCATCCACGTCGAGCTCACCGGTGACGATGTCACCGAGTGCGTCGGCGGCGGCCACGAGATCTTCGTGGACGATCTGCACCAGCGCTACGAGACGGCCTGCGACCCGCGCCTCAACCGCAGCCAGTCCCTCGACCTGGCGTTCCTGGTCGCCGAGATGTACCGGGACCAGTAG
- a CDS encoding (2Fe-2S)-binding protein: MYVCSCFGITEKQVKDHAEAGACTPRQIASVCKAGTDCGSCVRAIQAVLGRGACPRRELLDGKRAPGTAAGITPDAVPEVAPVIAPEIAPGVAPAVRLSEAA, from the coding sequence ATGTATGTCTGCTCGTGCTTCGGCATCACGGAGAAGCAGGTCAAGGACCATGCGGAAGCCGGGGCGTGCACGCCCCGGCAGATCGCCTCCGTCTGCAAGGCGGGTACCGACTGTGGCAGCTGCGTCCGCGCCATCCAGGCTGTCCTGGGCCGTGGGGCCTGCCCGCGCCGCGAACTGCTCGACGGGAAGCGGGCGCCCGGCACCGCCGCCGGGATCACTCCGGACGCCGTCCCCGAGGTCGCCCCGGTCATCGCTCCCGAGATCGCCCCCGGCGTGGCCCCGGCCGTCCGGCTCTCCGAGGCGGCCTGA
- a CDS encoding sulfite oxidase-like oxidoreductase, with protein sequence MGQPESRESSASEQSELPPGQRLQRGWPVTHYGPVPKFKPDRWEFRVFGATADGEKRCWNHQEFSVLPFTSVVADLHCVTKFSMLGAEWGGVLARTVLELAPPAPNVTHVMVWAEYGFSSNLRLSDFASDRTLFATHKGGELLTAEHGFPLRLVVPHLYAWKGPKWVRGVEYMTADRRGFWEERGYHNIGDPWCEQRYSYQEEPGDGPEL encoded by the coding sequence ATGGGTCAGCCGGAAAGCCGGGAAAGCAGCGCGTCAGAGCAGTCCGAGCTTCCGCCGGGACAGCGACTCCAGCGCGGCTGGCCGGTTACCCACTACGGGCCCGTACCCAAGTTCAAGCCCGACCGCTGGGAATTCCGGGTCTTCGGTGCTACGGCCGACGGCGAGAAGCGCTGCTGGAACCATCAGGAGTTCTCGGTACTGCCGTTCACCTCGGTCGTCGCTGACCTGCACTGCGTCACCAAATTCAGCATGCTCGGCGCGGAATGGGGCGGGGTGCTCGCCCGTACGGTCCTGGAACTCGCGCCACCCGCGCCGAACGTCACTCATGTGATGGTCTGGGCGGAGTACGGATTCAGCTCCAACCTGCGGCTCTCCGACTTCGCCTCGGACCGAACGCTTTTCGCCACCCACAAGGGCGGTGAGCTGCTCACCGCCGAGCACGGCTTCCCGCTCCGGCTCGTCGTGCCGCACCTCTACGCCTGGAAGGGGCCCAAGTGGGTCCGGGGCGTCGAGTACATGACGGCCGACCGCCGCGGCTTCTGGGAGGAGCGCGGCTACCACAACATCGGTGACCCGTGGTGCGAGCAGCGCTACTCCTACCAGGAAGAGCCCGGGGACGGCCCCGAGCTCTGA
- a CDS encoding trp operon leader peptide encodes MFAQTTQNWWWTAHPAAH; translated from the coding sequence ATGTTCGCGCAGACGACCCAGAACTGGTGGTGGACCGCTCATCCGGCGGCCCACTGA
- a CDS encoding anthranilate synthase family protein, with amino-acid sequence MSQPHRTDLVIERLLDDDCPPFALLRRRTPGHDQDTVEVLIGRVREADRLADLPVGALPTLALVPFRQIAERGFDVRDDGTPLSVLVADETYELPLAEVLDRLPAHDVRVEDGSFDVADEEYAGIVRRVIEDEIGQGEGANFVVRRTFRGEIPGFGRADALTLFRRLLAGERGAYWTFVVHTGVRTLVGASPEVHVRMSGGTVVMNPISGTYRYPDGGPTTENLLAFLADGKERDELSMVVDEELKMMCTVGDMGGVVVGPRLKEMAHLAHTEYELRGRSSLDVRQVLKETMFAATVTGSPVQNACRVIERYEPGGRGYYAGALALLQHKPGGTQTLDSPILIRTADISADGQLRVAVGATLVRHSDPDSEVAETHAKAAGVLTALGVRPGRPRTEAARAPLAGDPRVQAALAARRDGLAPFWLRMQERTHELSGHALVIDGEDTFTAMLAHLLRSSGLEVSVHRYDEPGLRERVRAHEGPLVLGPGPGNPGDTTDPKMRLLRGFAAELVRDHRHGLLGVCLGHELIAAELGLDIVRKTVPYQGTQTRIELFGRPETVGFYNSFTARCDDAVVAELAAHGVESSLDAATGELHALRGPGFASVQFHPESVLTLRGAAIVAGLLAGLPVAG; translated from the coding sequence ATGTCTCAGCCCCACCGCACCGATCTCGTCATCGAGAGGCTTCTCGACGACGACTGCCCGCCGTTCGCGCTGTTGCGCCGGCGCACCCCCGGCCACGACCAGGACACCGTCGAGGTGCTGATCGGCCGGGTACGGGAAGCGGACCGGCTCGCCGATCTCCCGGTCGGTGCGCTGCCCACGCTCGCCCTGGTGCCGTTCCGGCAGATCGCCGAGCGCGGTTTCGATGTGCGCGACGACGGGACGCCGCTGTCCGTGCTGGTCGCGGACGAGACGTACGAGCTGCCGCTCGCCGAGGTACTGGACCGCCTGCCGGCCCATGACGTACGGGTCGAGGACGGCTCCTTCGACGTGGCCGACGAGGAGTACGCGGGGATCGTGCGACGGGTCATCGAGGACGAGATCGGGCAGGGCGAGGGCGCGAACTTCGTCGTACGGCGGACCTTCCGGGGCGAGATCCCCGGCTTCGGGCGGGCCGACGCGCTGACGCTCTTCCGGCGGCTGCTGGCCGGTGAGCGGGGCGCGTACTGGACGTTCGTCGTGCACACCGGGGTCAGGACGCTCGTCGGCGCCAGTCCGGAGGTGCATGTGCGGATGTCCGGCGGGACGGTCGTGATGAACCCGATCAGCGGTACGTACCGCTACCCCGACGGGGGCCCGACCACCGAGAATCTGCTGGCCTTCCTCGCCGACGGCAAGGAGAGGGACGAGCTCTCCATGGTGGTCGACGAGGAACTCAAGATGATGTGCACCGTCGGCGACATGGGCGGGGTGGTGGTCGGACCGCGGCTCAAGGAGATGGCCCATCTCGCCCATACGGAGTACGAGCTGCGCGGACGTTCCTCGCTCGATGTGCGCCAGGTGCTGAAGGAGACCATGTTCGCGGCCACGGTCACCGGCTCCCCCGTGCAGAACGCCTGCCGGGTCATCGAGCGGTACGAGCCGGGCGGGCGCGGGTACTACGCGGGCGCGCTGGCCCTGCTGCAGCACAAGCCGGGCGGGACACAGACACTGGACTCGCCGATCCTGATCCGTACCGCCGACATCTCGGCCGACGGACAGCTGCGGGTAGCGGTCGGGGCGACGCTCGTACGCCACTCCGATCCGGACAGCGAGGTCGCCGAGACCCATGCGAAGGCGGCCGGGGTGCTGACCGCGCTGGGGGTGCGGCCGGGCCGGCCGCGGACCGAGGCGGCACGTGCGCCGCTGGCGGGCGACCCGCGGGTGCAGGCGGCGCTGGCCGCCCGGCGGGACGGTCTCGCGCCGTTCTGGCTGCGGATGCAGGAGCGTACGCACGAGCTGTCCGGACATGCCCTGGTGATCGACGGGGAGGACACCTTCACCGCGATGCTGGCGCATCTGCTGCGCTCCTCGGGGCTGGAGGTGTCGGTGCACCGCTACGACGAGCCGGGGCTGCGCGAGCGCGTCCGGGCGCACGAGGGCCCTCTCGTGCTGGGTCCCGGGCCCGGGAATCCGGGCGACACCACCGATCCGAAGATGCGGCTGCTGCGCGGGTTCGCCGCGGAGCTGGTCCGTGATCACCGGCACGGGCTGCTGGGGGTCTGTCTCGGCCATGAGCTGATCGCGGCGGAGCTCGGCCTGGACATCGTCCGCAAGACCGTGCCGTACCAGGGCACGCAGACCCGGATCGAACTGTTCGGCCGGCCGGAGACCGTCGGCTTCTACAACAGCTTCACCGCGCGCTGCGACGACGCGGTGGTCGCCGAACTGGCGGCGCACGGTGTCGAGTCGAGCCTGGACGCGGCGACCGGGGAACTGCACGCACTGCGCGGGCCGGGCTTCGCCTCCGTGCAGTTCCACCCGGAATCGGTGCTGACCCTGCGCGGCGCGGCGATCGTGGCCGGTCTGCTAGCGGGGCTGCCGGTCGCCGGTTGA
- a CDS encoding deoxyribonuclease IV produces the protein MRNPVGGHVPVAGGLAKVGLPYAREMGAEAVQVFVANPRGWATPAGNPAQDEQFRAECAAGSIPAYVHAPYLINFGSHTEATVEKSVESLRHSLRRAREIGALGVVVHTGSATGGRPREQALAQVRTHMRPLLDELTHDDDPYLLLESTAGQGFSLCSRTWDFGPYFEALDAHPKLGICLDTCHIYAAGHDLTGPEGMRQTLDLLVGTVGEGRLKLIHANDSKDVAGAHKDRHENIGAGHIGEEPFRELFAHPATAGVPLIIETPGGKEGHAADVARLKGLRPAH, from the coding sequence ATGCGCAACCCAGTCGGCGGCCATGTTCCCGTGGCCGGCGGCCTCGCCAAGGTCGGCCTCCCCTACGCCCGCGAGATGGGGGCGGAGGCCGTCCAGGTCTTCGTCGCCAACCCGCGCGGCTGGGCGACACCGGCCGGGAATCCGGCGCAGGACGAACAGTTCCGTGCCGAGTGCGCCGCCGGTTCCATACCGGCGTACGTCCACGCCCCCTACCTGATCAACTTCGGTTCGCACACCGAGGCCACCGTCGAGAAGTCCGTGGAATCGCTGCGCCACTCACTGCGCCGGGCGCGCGAGATCGGCGCGCTGGGCGTAGTGGTGCACACCGGATCGGCGACCGGCGGCCGGCCGCGCGAACAGGCCCTCGCGCAGGTACGCACGCACATGCGGCCGCTCCTGGACGAACTGACGCATGACGACGACCCGTATCTGCTGCTGGAGTCGACCGCCGGACAAGGCTTCTCGCTCTGCTCGCGGACCTGGGACTTCGGCCCGTACTTCGAGGCGCTGGACGCCCACCCCAAGCTCGGCATCTGCCTCGACACCTGCCACATCTACGCGGCGGGCCATGACCTGACGGGCCCGGAGGGCATGCGGCAGACCCTGGACCTGCTGGTGGGCACGGTCGGCGAGGGACGGCTGAAACTGATCCATGCCAATGACTCCAAGGACGTGGCGGGAGCCCACAAGGACCGGCACGAGAACATCGGCGCCGGGCACATCGGCGAGGAACCGTTCCGGGAGCTGTTCGCGCATCCGGCGACCGCCGGTGTACCGCTGATCATCGAGACGCCGGGCGGCAAGGAAGGCCATGCGGCGGACGTGGCCCGGCTGAAGGGGCTGCGACCCGCCCATTGA
- a CDS encoding 2-hydroxyacid dehydrogenase, whose amino-acid sequence MEILAFGVQSDEKPLIEKAFAGQHEVRCLDVSLTRDTAPIAAGYEIISTSVNSDLGSAVLQTLAAGGTQMIAQRSTGFNNIDLDVAERLALRVARVSYYSPYSVAEFAWTLAMAVNRRIIRAASRTRDFDFRLDGLLGRDMHGRTAGVMGTGKIGEAFTRIAHGFGMRLLGWDVVENPACAALGMEYVEKERLLAESDLISLHVPLLPTTHHIIGEDALARMKDDAILINSSRGGLIDTTALVAELRAGRLLGVGLDVYEAEAGLFFLDKSLEGIDDDTLARLVTFPNVVVTSHQAYYTEDAVAQITDATVQNVADYLAGRRSDNVLVPVLSR is encoded by the coding sequence GTGGAAATCCTGGCATTCGGTGTGCAGTCCGACGAGAAGCCGCTCATCGAGAAGGCCTTCGCCGGACAGCACGAGGTCCGTTGCCTGGACGTCTCCCTCACCAGGGACACCGCCCCCATCGCGGCCGGCTACGAGATCATCTCCACCAGCGTCAACTCCGACCTGGGCAGCGCCGTCCTGCAGACCCTCGCGGCGGGCGGCACGCAGATGATCGCCCAGCGCTCCACCGGCTTCAACAACATCGACCTCGACGTCGCCGAACGGCTCGCCCTGCGGGTCGCCCGGGTCTCGTACTACTCGCCGTACTCGGTCGCGGAATTCGCCTGGACCCTCGCGATGGCCGTCAACCGCCGCATCATCCGCGCCGCGAGCCGCACCCGCGACTTCGACTTCCGGCTCGACGGACTCCTCGGCCGGGACATGCACGGACGCACGGCCGGTGTGATGGGCACGGGCAAGATCGGCGAGGCCTTCACCCGTATCGCCCACGGTTTCGGCATGAGACTGCTCGGCTGGGACGTCGTCGAGAACCCCGCCTGCGCCGCGCTCGGCATGGAGTACGTCGAGAAGGAGCGGCTCCTCGCCGAGTCCGACCTGATCAGCCTGCACGTACCGCTGCTGCCCACGACCCACCACATCATCGGCGAGGACGCCCTGGCCCGTATGAAGGACGACGCGATCCTGATCAACTCCAGCCGCGGCGGACTCATCGACACCACGGCCCTGGTCGCCGAGCTGCGCGCGGGCCGTCTCCTGGGTGTCGGACTCGATGTGTACGAGGCGGAGGCCGGACTCTTCTTCCTCGACAAGTCCCTGGAGGGCATCGACGACGACACCCTCGCCCGGCTCGTCACCTTCCCGAACGTCGTAGTGACCTCGCACCAGGCGTACTACACAGAGGACGCCGTGGCCCAGATCACCGACGCCACCGTGCAGAACGTCGCCGACTATCTGGCCGGCCGCCGCAGCGACAACGTCCTCGTCCCGGTGCTCTCCCGGTGA
- a CDS encoding thiazole synthase, with amino-acid sequence MSDDLFTLGDTVLGSRLIMGTGGAPSLDVLERSLTASGTELTTVAMRRLDPTVQGSVLSVLERLSIRVLPNTAGCFTAGEAVLTARLAREALGTDWIKLEVVADERTLLPDPIELLDAAETLVDDGFTVLPYTNDDPVLARRLQDVGCAAVMPLGSPIGSGLGIRNPHNFQLIVEQAQVPVILDAGAGTASDAALAMELGCAAVMLASAVTRAQEPELMAAAMRHAVEGGRLAYRAGRIPRRHFAEASSPVEGRAVLDPERPAF; translated from the coding sequence ATGTCCGACGACCTCTTCACCCTCGGCGACACCGTCCTCGGCTCCCGGCTGATCATGGGAACGGGCGGGGCGCCCAGCCTCGACGTGCTGGAACGCTCCCTGACCGCCTCCGGCACCGAGCTGACCACCGTCGCGATGCGCCGCCTCGATCCGACCGTGCAGGGCTCGGTGCTCTCCGTACTCGAACGGCTCTCCATCCGCGTCCTGCCGAACACGGCGGGCTGTTTCACCGCGGGCGAGGCCGTGCTGACCGCCCGGCTGGCCCGCGAGGCGCTCGGCACCGACTGGATCAAGCTGGAGGTCGTGGCCGACGAGCGGACCCTGCTGCCCGATCCGATCGAGCTGCTGGATGCCGCCGAGACCCTGGTGGACGACGGCTTCACCGTGCTGCCGTACACCAATGACGACCCGGTACTCGCCCGCAGGCTCCAGGACGTCGGGTGCGCGGCGGTCATGCCGCTCGGCTCCCCCATCGGCTCAGGCCTCGGCATCCGCAATCCGCACAACTTCCAGCTGATCGTCGAGCAGGCCCAAGTGCCGGTGATCCTCGACGCGGGCGCCGGGACGGCCTCGGACGCGGCGCTCGCGATGGAGCTGGGCTGCGCGGCCGTGATGCTGGCCTCGGCGGTGACCCGGGCCCAGGAGCCCGAGCTGATGGCCGCGGCGATGCGGCACGCGGTGGAGGGCGGGCGGCTGGCGTACCGCGCGGGCCGGATCCCGCGGCGGCACTTCGCCGAGGCCTCGTCGCCGGTGGAGGGGCGTGCGGTGCTGGACCCGGAGCGCCCCGCGTTCTGA
- the pknB gene encoding Stk1 family PASTA domain-containing Ser/Thr kinase — MDTTLQDPLVGQLLDGRYRVDARIAVGGMATVYRAVDTRLDRVLALKVMHPALATDASFVERFIREAKSVAGLAHPNVVAVFDQGAQGQYVYLAMEYVAGCTLRDVLRERGALQPRAALDILEPVLAALGAAHRAGFVHRDMKPENVLIGDDGRVKVADFGLVRAVGAVTNTTGSVLGTVSYLAPEQIEHGTADTRTDVYACGVVLYEMLTGSKPHAGDTPAQVIYQHLNEDVPAPSAAVPGLPAGLDGLVASATARNPEVRPFDAVALLAETRQARSGLTDAQLDAVPPQALAEVHDAAEDRTSVIPRLLPADQGVSHHTSRLEMPPPAPPRPAPHGPRGRGPSRSVIAVVVAVLLALGIGTGVWYINSGQFTRVPSLLGQTEKTAQQRLSDAGLELKSVNRAYSDTVERGKVISSDPESGARIRGNDAVTLVVSRGPEIVKVPDVQDLSLGDARRALKEAGLVPGMVTKEFSQETGRGEVIRTDPVAGTERHPDSAVALVVSKGAPVDVPDVTGLSVEDATAALQEEGLKAEILPGRVNSPEDAGDVARQSPGHGSQAAEGDTITLTVSKGPRMIDVPDVIGKDVDEATSELENAGFEVKVDRPFLSFGDTIDSQSVDGGKQAPEGSTITIKTKGL, encoded by the coding sequence GTGGATACGACCCTCCAGGACCCTCTCGTCGGGCAGCTGCTCGACGGCCGCTACCGCGTCGATGCCCGCATCGCCGTGGGCGGCATGGCCACGGTCTACCGGGCCGTGGACACCCGGCTCGACCGGGTGCTCGCCCTCAAGGTGATGCACCCGGCGCTCGCCACCGACGCCTCGTTCGTCGAGCGCTTCATCCGCGAGGCCAAGTCCGTGGCCGGGCTCGCGCACCCCAATGTCGTCGCGGTGTTCGACCAGGGCGCCCAGGGACAGTACGTCTACCTCGCGATGGAGTACGTGGCGGGCTGCACCCTGCGCGACGTACTGCGCGAGCGCGGCGCCCTGCAGCCGAGAGCCGCACTGGACATCCTGGAGCCGGTCCTCGCCGCCCTCGGCGCCGCGCACCGGGCGGGCTTCGTGCACCGCGACATGAAGCCGGAGAACGTCCTGATAGGGGACGACGGCCGGGTCAAGGTCGCCGACTTCGGTCTCGTAAGGGCCGTGGGCGCCGTCACCAACACCACCGGGTCCGTCCTCGGCACCGTCTCCTATCTCGCCCCCGAGCAGATAGAGCACGGCACCGCGGACACCCGCACCGATGTGTACGCCTGCGGTGTCGTCCTGTACGAAATGCTGACCGGCTCCAAGCCGCACGCCGGTGACACCCCCGCCCAGGTCATCTACCAGCACCTCAACGAGGACGTCCCGGCCCCGTCGGCCGCCGTCCCGGGGCTCCCGGCCGGGCTGGACGGCCTGGTGGCGAGCGCCACCGCCCGTAACCCCGAGGTCCGTCCGTTCGACGCGGTGGCGCTGCTCGCCGAGACCCGCCAGGCCCGCTCCGGCCTCACCGACGCCCAGCTGGACGCCGTACCGCCGCAGGCCCTCGCCGAGGTGCACGACGCCGCCGAGGACCGCACGAGCGTGATCCCGCGGCTGCTCCCGGCCGACCAGGGCGTCTCCCATCACACCAGCCGGCTGGAGATGCCCCCGCCGGCGCCGCCGCGGCCCGCGCCGCACGGCCCGCGCGGCCGGGGTCCGAGCCGTTCCGTCATCGCGGTGGTCGTCGCCGTGCTGCTGGCGCTGGGGATCGGCACCGGTGTCTGGTACATCAACTCCGGGCAGTTCACCCGGGTCCCCTCGCTGCTCGGCCAGACCGAGAAGACCGCCCAGCAGCGGCTCTCGGACGCCGGCCTGGAACTGAAGAGCGTCAATCGGGCCTACAGCGACACGGTGGAGCGCGGCAAGGTCATCAGCAGCGACCCCGAATCCGGCGCCCGCATCCGGGGGAACGACGCGGTCACGCTGGTCGTCTCGCGCGGCCCCGAGATCGTGAAGGTGCCCGATGTCCAGGACCTCTCGCTCGGTGATGCCAGACGTGCGCTGAAGGAGGCGGGCCTGGTGCCCGGGATGGTCACCAAGGAATTCAGCCAGGAGACGGGACGCGGCGAGGTGATCCGTACGGACCCCGTGGCGGGCACCGAGCGCCACCCCGACTCCGCGGTCGCCCTCGTCGTCAGCAAGGGTGCCCCGGTCGACGTCCCCGATGTCACCGGTCTGTCCGTCGAGGACGCCACCGCCGCACTGCAGGAGGAAGGGCTGAAGGCCGAGATACTGCCCGGCCGGGTCAACTCCCCCGAGGACGCGGGCGACGTCGCCCGGCAGTCGCCGGGCCACGGCAGCCAGGCCGCGGAGGGCGACACCATCACGCTCACGGTCTCCAAGGGACCACGGATGATCGACGTCCCGGACGTCATCGGGAAGGACGTCGACGAGGCCACGAGCGAGCTGGAGAACGCGGGCTTCGAGGTCAAGGTCGACCGCCCGTTCCTCTCCTTCGGCGACACCATCGACAGCCAGTCCGTCGACGGCGGCAAGCAGGCCCCCGAGGGCAGCACCATCACCATCAAGACCAAGGGACTCTAG